A window from Carbonactinospora thermoautotrophica encodes these proteins:
- a CDS encoding response regulator transcription factor, with protein MTSNDKTMTVLVYSDDANTRTKVKLAIGRRPAPDLPKVEFVECATEPAVIKRMEEGGIDLAILDGEAVPAGGMGVCRQLKDEIYQCPPILVLIGRPQDGWLATWCRADAVISHPIDPIALAHATAGLARQRLAKAPVA; from the coding sequence ATGACGAGCAACGACAAGACGATGACCGTCCTCGTGTACAGCGACGACGCGAACACCCGCACCAAGGTCAAGCTCGCCATCGGCCGGCGTCCGGCGCCCGACCTCCCGAAGGTCGAGTTCGTCGAGTGCGCGACCGAGCCGGCCGTCATCAAGCGGATGGAAGAGGGCGGCATCGACCTGGCGATTCTGGACGGCGAGGCGGTCCCGGCCGGCGGCATGGGCGTGTGCCGGCAGCTCAAGGACGAGATCTACCAGTGCCCGCCGATCCTCGTGCTGATCGGCCGGCCGCAGGACGGGTGGCTCGCCACCTGGTGCCGGGCCGACGCGGTGATCTCCCACCCCATCGACCCGATCGCGCTGGCCCACGCCACCGCCGGGCTCGCCCGCCAGCGGCTCGCCAAGGCTCCGGTCGCATGA
- a CDS encoding cytochrome c oxidase assembly protein, protein MSSNATDGTTGLVYLAHATPGDLPPPLTPERVLTGWVFEPLPWLFAVTVAAVYLYGVYRLRARGDQWSRWRTVSFVGLGLGSFIVATGSSLAAYDTVLLSVHMVQHMVLNMVVPIFLALGAPITLALRTLPRRPRGWLLSVLHSRLAKVLTFPVYAGVVFVINPFALYFTPLYEATLRNALLHDLNHIHFVLVGCLWFWPLLGLDPMPRQWAYPIRLLAVFATLPFHAWMGVAIMSAHRLIAEDWYLNLGREWGPSPLEDQRIAGGILWSWGDIVGVIIFMVLFAQWVRSSEREAQRIDRQLDRMEAAEAAARARAAQAHHIQDEKA, encoded by the coding sequence GTGAGCAGCAACGCGACTGACGGAACGACCGGTCTCGTCTATCTCGCCCACGCCACGCCGGGCGACCTGCCGCCCCCGCTCACGCCGGAGCGCGTGCTGACCGGCTGGGTCTTCGAGCCGCTGCCGTGGCTCTTCGCGGTCACGGTGGCGGCCGTGTACTTGTACGGGGTGTACCGGCTGCGGGCCCGGGGGGACCAGTGGTCGCGGTGGCGCACGGTCTCGTTCGTCGGGCTCGGGCTCGGCTCGTTCATCGTCGCCACCGGGTCGTCGCTGGCCGCGTACGACACCGTGCTGCTGAGCGTGCACATGGTTCAGCACATGGTGCTGAACATGGTGGTGCCGATCTTCCTCGCGCTCGGCGCGCCGATCACGCTGGCGCTGCGCACCCTGCCCCGCAGGCCGCGTGGCTGGCTGCTCTCGGTGCTGCACAGCCGGCTCGCGAAGGTGCTCACCTTCCCGGTGTACGCCGGCGTGGTGTTCGTGATCAACCCGTTCGCGCTGTACTTCACGCCCCTGTACGAGGCGACGCTGCGCAACGCGCTGCTGCACGACCTCAACCACATCCACTTCGTGCTGGTGGGCTGCCTGTGGTTCTGGCCGCTGCTCGGGCTGGATCCGATGCCGCGCCAGTGGGCGTACCCGATCCGGCTGCTCGCGGTGTTCGCCACGCTGCCGTTCCACGCCTGGATGGGTGTGGCGATCATGAGCGCGCACCGGCTGATCGCGGAGGACTGGTACCTGAACCTGGGCCGCGAGTGGGGGCCGAGCCCGCTGGAGGACCAGCGCATCGCCGGCGGCATCCTCTGGTCCTGGGGCGACATCGTGGGTGTGATCATCTTCATGGTGCTGTTCGCCCAATGGGTGCGCAGCTCCGAGCGCGAGGCCCAGCGGATCGATCGGCAACTGGACCGGATGGAGGCCGCCGAGGCGGCGGCCCGCGCCAGGGCTGCGCAGGCCCACCACATCCAGGACGAGAAGGCCTGA
- the ctaE gene encoding aa3-type cytochrome oxidase subunit III: protein MASVTTATAVEIPRGTINRPNMVSVGTIVWLSSELMFFAALFAIYFTLRSVVGEDVWQENAEVLNLPFSTFNTTVLVLSSLTCQWGVFAAERGDVRKLRRWFVITFVMGAFFIGGQVFEYTELVNEGVTLSSGPYGSIFYLATGFHGLHVTGGLFAFLLVLARTYLAKRFTHEQATSAIVVSYYWHFVDVVWIGLFATIYLIR from the coding sequence ATGGCCAGCGTGACGACAGCAACTGCAGTAGAGATCCCACGCGGGACGATCAACCGTCCCAACATGGTCAGTGTCGGGACGATCGTCTGGCTCTCGTCGGAGCTGATGTTCTTCGCGGCCCTGTTCGCGATCTACTTCACGCTCCGATCAGTGGTCGGTGAGGACGTCTGGCAGGAGAACGCCGAAGTCCTCAACTTGCCTTTCTCGACGTTCAACACGACGGTCCTGGTGCTGTCGTCGCTCACCTGCCAGTGGGGCGTCTTCGCCGCCGAACGCGGTGACGTGCGCAAGCTGCGCCGGTGGTTCGTGATCACCTTTGTGATGGGCGCGTTCTTCATCGGCGGCCAGGTGTTCGAGTACACCGAGCTGGTGAACGAGGGCGTGACGCTTTCGTCCGGCCCGTACGGCTCGATCTTCTACCTGGCGACCGGCTTCCACGGGCTGCACGTCACCGGCGGTCTGTTCGCCTTCCTGCTCGTGCTGGCGCGTACCTACCTTGCCAAGCGCTTCACGCACGAGCAGGCCACGTCCGCGATCGTGGTGTCGTACTACTGGCACTTCGTCGACGTGGTCTGGATCGGCCTGTTCGCGACCATCTACCTCATCCGTTGA
- the qcrC gene encoding cytochrome bc1 complex diheme cytochrome c subunit codes for MAALGAVVLGLASTGAAYAALAPADKAEASTQASVAVEEGRKLYLQNCSTCHGLNAEGTSDGPSLIGVGAAAVDFQVGTGRMPMAAPGAQAPRKKPIFTQSQIDQLAAYIASLGPGPSVPAPEQYDPSKGDVAEGGELFRENCSSCHNFAGQGGALTRGKYAPPLTDVEPKHIYEAMQTGPQAMPVFNDQVMPPEKKRDIIAYLQNVKTEGTPGGLGLGQLGPVAEGLFIWTVGLGALVGVAVWIGAKTTKAPASKAAGPESTHE; via the coding sequence ATGGCGGCGCTCGGCGCCGTGGTCCTGGGGCTGGCGAGCACCGGTGCCGCGTACGCTGCCCTCGCACCCGCCGACAAGGCTGAGGCGTCCACCCAGGCCTCCGTGGCGGTGGAGGAGGGCCGCAAGCTCTACCTGCAGAACTGCTCCACTTGCCACGGCCTCAACGCCGAGGGCACGAGCGACGGCCCGTCTCTGATCGGCGTGGGTGCCGCCGCGGTCGACTTCCAGGTCGGCACCGGCCGTATGCCGATGGCCGCGCCGGGTGCCCAGGCGCCACGGAAGAAGCCGATCTTCACGCAGAGCCAGATCGACCAGCTCGCTGCGTACATCGCCTCGCTGGGCCCGGGCCCGTCCGTGCCCGCGCCGGAGCAGTACGACCCGAGCAAGGGCGACGTGGCGGAAGGCGGTGAGCTCTTCCGGGAGAACTGCTCCTCCTGCCACAACTTCGCCGGCCAGGGCGGCGCGCTGACCAGAGGCAAGTACGCCCCGCCGCTGACCGACGTGGAACCCAAGCACATCTACGAGGCGATGCAGACCGGGCCGCAGGCGATGCCGGTCTTCAACGACCAGGTGATGCCGCCCGAGAAGAAGCGCGACATCATCGCGTACCTCCAGAACGTCAAGACCGAGGGCACCCCCGGCGGCCTGGGGCTGGGTCAGCTCGGCCCGGTCGCCGAAGGCCTGTTCATCTGGACGGTGGGCCTGGGCGCCCTGGTCGGGGTGGCGGTCTGGATCGGCGCGAAGACCACCAAGGCCCCGGCGAGCAAGGCGGCCGGCCCCGAATCGACCCATGAGTGA
- the qcrA gene encoding cytochrome bc1 complex Rieske iron-sulfur subunit: MSDEKLPAQPGRSGDGGQSVPPGTHPASETTAPEPGDALAGTGPFPDPGLPPHQPRLTDVDKRAAKRAERQVATLFGISILSTIAFIVCYFAIPEDLMVRIFPIGKVQLSNFALGTTLGLALFCIGAGAIHWARTLMPDEEIVEQRHYPLRSSEADRAAAIEAFNRGAEESGIGRRPLIRRTLVGALAAFPLSLVVPLWGLANRSRKPSVLAHTAWAKSKLIINENTHQPIRPADLTLNTLVFGYPEGVEDLNELAKASILLVRLQPEDIKDPREREWAYEGIVAFSKICTHVGCPVGLYEQTTHHLLCPCHQSTFDLADGAKVVFGPAGRPLPQLKLAVNEEGYLVAAQDFAEPVGPSYPERER, translated from the coding sequence ATGTCTGACGAGAAGCTTCCGGCGCAGCCCGGCCGGTCCGGGGACGGCGGCCAGTCCGTCCCGCCGGGCACCCACCCGGCGTCCGAAACCACGGCGCCTGAGCCCGGTGACGCGCTGGCCGGTACCGGGCCGTTCCCTGACCCCGGCCTGCCTCCGCACCAGCCGCGGCTGACCGATGTGGACAAGCGGGCGGCCAAGCGGGCCGAGCGGCAGGTCGCCACGCTGTTCGGGATCTCCATCCTGAGCACGATCGCGTTCATCGTCTGTTACTTCGCGATCCCCGAAGACCTGATGGTGCGCATCTTCCCGATCGGGAAGGTGCAGCTGTCGAACTTCGCGCTCGGCACCACGCTCGGTCTCGCCCTGTTCTGCATCGGCGCCGGCGCCATCCACTGGGCGCGGACGCTGATGCCGGACGAGGAGATCGTGGAGCAGCGGCACTACCCGCTGCGGTCGTCGGAGGCGGACCGGGCCGCCGCCATCGAGGCGTTCAACCGGGGCGCGGAGGAGAGCGGCATCGGCCGCCGCCCGCTCATCCGGCGGACGCTGGTCGGGGCGCTCGCGGCCTTCCCGCTCAGCCTGGTCGTGCCGCTGTGGGGCCTCGCCAATCGCAGCCGTAAGCCGAGCGTGCTGGCCCACACCGCGTGGGCGAAGAGCAAGCTGATCATCAACGAGAACACGCACCAGCCGATCAGGCCCGCGGACCTCACCCTCAACACGCTGGTGTTCGGCTACCCCGAGGGGGTCGAGGACCTCAACGAGCTGGCGAAGGCCTCCATCCTGCTCGTTCGCCTGCAGCCTGAGGACATCAAGGACCCGCGCGAGCGCGAGTGGGCCTACGAGGGGATCGTGGCCTTTTCCAAGATCTGCACCCACGTGGGCTGCCCGGTCGGCCTGTACGAGCAGACGACCCACCACCTGCTCTGCCCCTGCCACCAGTCCACCTTCGACCTCGCCGACGGCGCCAAGGTGGTGTTCGGCCCGGCCGGCCGGCCGCTGCCGCAGCTCAAGCTGGCCGTCAACGAGGAGGGTTACCTGGTGGCCGCGCAGGACTTCGCCGAGCCGGTCGGCCCGAGCTACCCGGAGCGTGAGCGATGA
- the qcrB gene encoding cytochrome bc1 complex cytochrome b subunit codes for MTKVGGAAADYLDERVSLGSLLKKNLRKVFPDHWSFLLGEIALYSFVILLLSGVFLTFFFKPSTAEVVYNGSYVPLRGIKMSEAYASTLEISFDVRAGLLMRQIHHWAALFFVAAMTVHMLRVFFTGAFRKPRELNWVIGVTLLILGVVEGFAGYSLPDDLLSGTGLRIASGIILSIPIIGTYVHFLTFGGEFPGHDFIPRLYTVHVLLIPGIILALITAHLILLVYQKHTQYPGPGRRNDNVVGQPLLPVYMAKAGGFFFVVFGVTALLGAIAQINPIWSYGPYTPTQITAGSQPDWYMGWLEGLLRIMPAWEFVLFGYTFSMNVFVPGVVAFCGFIILLALYPFIEAWVTGDKREHHILDRPRNQATRTAIGVAGVTWYGLAWLAGGNDLLATHFHVSINAITWFMRIAIFAGPVLAFIITKRICLGLQRRDREKVLHGRETGIIKRLPHGEFIEVHEPISAEERYLLTQHEVPKPLELGPEYDENGVRWSNGRMSRFRAALSRWYFADRVEKPTAEELKAIESGHGHH; via the coding sequence GTGACCAAGGTTGGCGGCGCGGCGGCCGATTACCTGGACGAGCGGGTCTCGCTCGGCTCGCTCCTCAAGAAGAACCTGCGGAAGGTCTTCCCGGACCACTGGTCGTTCCTGTTGGGCGAGATCGCCCTGTACAGCTTCGTCATCCTGCTGCTGTCCGGGGTCTTCCTGACGTTCTTCTTCAAGCCGTCGACGGCGGAGGTCGTCTACAACGGCTCCTACGTACCGCTGCGCGGCATCAAGATGTCCGAGGCGTACGCGTCGACGCTTGAGATCAGCTTCGACGTGCGCGCCGGTCTGCTGATGCGGCAGATCCACCACTGGGCGGCGCTGTTCTTCGTGGCCGCCATGACCGTCCACATGCTCCGGGTGTTCTTCACCGGGGCCTTCCGCAAGCCGCGCGAGCTGAACTGGGTCATCGGCGTCACCCTGCTGATCCTCGGCGTCGTCGAGGGCTTCGCCGGGTACTCGCTTCCGGACGACCTGCTGTCCGGCACGGGTCTGCGGATCGCGAGCGGCATCATCCTGTCGATCCCGATCATCGGGACCTACGTGCACTTCCTGACGTTCGGCGGGGAGTTTCCCGGGCACGACTTCATCCCGCGCCTGTACACGGTGCACGTGCTGCTGATCCCGGGCATCATCCTGGCGCTGATCACCGCGCACCTGATCCTGCTCGTCTACCAGAAGCACACCCAGTACCCCGGCCCGGGCCGCAGGAACGACAACGTCGTGGGCCAGCCGCTGCTGCCGGTGTACATGGCCAAGGCGGGCGGCTTCTTCTTCGTGGTGTTCGGCGTCACCGCGCTGCTCGGCGCCATCGCGCAGATCAACCCGATCTGGTCGTACGGCCCGTACACCCCGACCCAGATCACCGCCGGTTCGCAGCCGGACTGGTACATGGGCTGGCTGGAGGGCCTGCTCCGGATCATGCCCGCCTGGGAGTTCGTGCTCTTCGGCTACACGTTCAGCATGAACGTGTTCGTGCCCGGCGTGGTGGCCTTCTGCGGGTTCATCATCCTGCTCGCCCTGTACCCGTTCATCGAGGCCTGGGTGACCGGTGACAAGCGGGAGCACCACATCCTGGACCGGCCCCGCAACCAGGCGACCCGGACCGCGATCGGCGTGGCGGGCGTGACCTGGTACGGCCTGGCGTGGCTGGCCGGCGGCAACGACCTGCTGGCGACCCACTTCCACGTGTCGATCAACGCGATCACGTGGTTCATGCGGATCGCGATCTTCGCCGGCCCGGTCCTGGCGTTCATCATCACCAAGCGGATCTGCCTGGGCCTGCAACGGCGGGACCGCGAGAAGGTCCTGCACGGCCGCGAGACCGGCATCATCAAGCGGCTGCCGCACGGTGAGTTCATCGAGGTGCACGAGCCGATCTCGGCGGAGGAGCGGTACCTGCTCACCCAGCACGAGGTGCCCAAGCCGCTGGAGTTGGGGCCTGAGTACGACGAGAACGGCGTGCGTTGGTCCAACGGTCGCATGTCCCGGTTCCGGGCCGCGCTCAGCCGGTGGTACTTCGCCGACCGGGTCGAGAAGCCCACGGCGGAGGAGCTCAAGGCCATCGAGAGCGGCCACGGCCACCACTGA
- a CDS encoding WD40 repeat domain-containing protein: MSAGQEGSAPLAGIEYRCRAGQAQDSFVLVIRPDARAMLEVQGPTGVRRASAWLDPAVLRRLVGALRAGGFPALRQAPGQAQPGTPTRVLSVTGFDQPGQIELPWPDADAVGYGAVFRILDSMAAQLGGPGLVRNLLPQVVHHLTVDDERREEGSAMGVFGAVADRPVYARTEAAGVRVQARDGDDTLWSFTLPSGKIGALALARAGDRDVLAVGTLDGSLRAWDLASGDVLHDRPAHARGGYAVAATTVGDRGGVATGGPDGVIRLWDCDADRVVGVLTGHAGAVRALTFGSTDGRSVLVSGGDDATVRVWDPAAAEVLHELTGHEGWVETVTCGHVQGRDVVVSAGSDAVVRVWDLGGGELIHELEGHGGTVRALALTTVHGHGALVSAGLDATIRFWDPVAGKQIRELSCPHWVVGLALGEMDGRQILAAASSDGYVPLWDLATGELVRTLAAHQGGVTAVAFLDTADGVRLASAGADRTVKFWDPRSGQRLRVYTDLGGVVTSLAGLDGLDLVVSADETGAVRAWRREQGESIALTPHVGAVRAVVPVRVLDVDALASTGADGMLRFWRAGDGAPLDATRAHAGGGHILAVGTLDGRDLVASAGGDRTVRIWNPHPLEPLYALTGHATDIDQLAFGRLEDGRVVLASASGDGTIHVWDPRTGQPVTTLRGPAGRVTVLVFGQVGQHTALVSGTDQRELHLWHPSSGNLVETVPVDDVPLAVGFGEGEQQELFVLTEKGVAAL; this comes from the coding sequence ATGTCCGCAGGGCAGGAAGGCTCCGCGCCGCTGGCCGGGATCGAGTACCGCTGCCGGGCCGGTCAGGCGCAGGACAGCTTCGTGCTCGTGATCCGGCCGGACGCCCGGGCCATGCTGGAGGTGCAGGGCCCGACCGGCGTCCGGCGAGCCTCGGCATGGCTTGACCCCGCCGTCCTCAGGCGACTGGTCGGCGCCTTGCGGGCGGGCGGCTTCCCGGCCCTGCGGCAGGCGCCCGGCCAGGCGCAGCCGGGCACCCCGACCCGCGTGTTGAGCGTGACCGGGTTCGACCAGCCCGGTCAGATCGAGCTGCCGTGGCCCGATGCGGACGCGGTCGGGTACGGGGCGGTGTTCCGGATCCTGGACAGCATGGCGGCCCAACTCGGCGGCCCCGGCCTGGTGCGGAACCTGCTCCCGCAGGTCGTCCACCATCTGACCGTCGACGACGAGCGCCGCGAGGAAGGCTCGGCCATGGGCGTGTTCGGCGCCGTGGCCGACCGGCCGGTGTACGCCCGGACCGAGGCGGCCGGGGTGCGGGTGCAGGCCCGGGACGGCGATGACACGCTCTGGTCGTTCACGCTGCCGTCCGGCAAGATCGGCGCCCTCGCCCTGGCCCGCGCCGGGGACCGGGACGTGCTCGCGGTCGGCACCCTGGACGGCTCGCTGCGGGCCTGGGACCTGGCGAGTGGGGACGTCCTGCACGACCGGCCCGCGCATGCCCGGGGCGGGTACGCGGTGGCCGCGACCACCGTCGGCGACCGGGGCGGGGTCGCGACCGGCGGCCCGGACGGCGTCATCCGGCTGTGGGACTGCGACGCCGACCGCGTGGTCGGGGTGCTGACCGGCCACGCCGGCGCGGTGCGGGCATTGACCTTCGGATCGACGGACGGCCGCTCGGTGTTGGTCTCCGGCGGCGACGACGCGACGGTGCGCGTCTGGGACCCGGCCGCCGCCGAGGTGCTGCACGAGCTGACCGGTCACGAGGGCTGGGTGGAGACGGTGACCTGCGGCCACGTGCAGGGCCGCGACGTCGTGGTCTCCGCCGGCTCGGACGCCGTGGTACGGGTCTGGGACCTGGGCGGCGGCGAGCTGATCCACGAGCTGGAGGGACACGGCGGCACGGTCCGCGCGTTGGCCCTCACCACGGTCCACGGACACGGCGCGCTGGTCTCCGCCGGCCTGGACGCGACCATCCGGTTCTGGGACCCGGTGGCCGGCAAGCAGATACGCGAGCTGTCCTGCCCGCACTGGGTCGTCGGGCTGGCGCTCGGAGAGATGGACGGCCGGCAGATCCTGGCCGCGGCCAGCTCGGACGGGTACGTACCGCTGTGGGACCTCGCGACCGGCGAGCTGGTCCGGACGCTGGCCGCGCACCAGGGTGGGGTCACCGCCGTGGCCTTCCTCGACACCGCTGATGGGGTACGGCTGGCGAGCGCCGGCGCCGACCGCACGGTCAAGTTCTGGGATCCGCGGTCGGGGCAGCGGCTGCGGGTCTACACCGACCTCGGCGGCGTCGTGACGAGCCTCGCCGGGCTGGACGGGCTCGATCTGGTCGTCTCCGCCGACGAGACCGGCGCGGTGCGCGCCTGGCGGCGGGAGCAGGGCGAATCCATAGCGTTGACCCCGCACGTCGGGGCGGTGCGCGCCGTGGTGCCGGTGCGGGTGCTGGACGTGGACGCCCTCGCCTCGACCGGCGCGGACGGCATGCTCCGGTTCTGGCGTGCCGGCGACGGCGCGCCGCTGGACGCCACGCGCGCCCACGCGGGCGGCGGCCACATCCTCGCCGTCGGCACCCTGGACGGCCGAGACCTGGTCGCCTCGGCCGGCGGCGACCGCACGGTGCGGATCTGGAACCCGCATCCCCTGGAGCCGCTGTACGCGCTCACCGGCCACGCCACCGACATCGACCAGCTCGCGTTCGGCCGGCTCGAGGACGGGCGCGTCGTGCTCGCCTCGGCCAGCGGGGACGGCACGATCCACGTGTGGGACCCGCGGACCGGCCAGCCGGTCACCACGCTGCGCGGCCCGGCCGGTCGGGTCACCGTGCTCGTCTTCGGCCAGGTGGGGCAGCACACCGCCCTGGTGTCCGGCACCGACCAGCGGGAGCTCCACCTCTGGCACCCGAGCAGCGGCAACCTCGTGGAGACCGTGCCGGTGGACGACGTCCCGCTGGCGGTCGGCTTCGGCGAGGGCGAGCAGCAGGAACTGTTCGTGCTGACGGAGAAGGGGGTCGCGGCGCTCTAG
- a CDS encoding Lrp/AsnC family transcriptional regulator: MITAIVLIRAAVDKIPEVAEAIAELDGVSEVYSVTGEFDLVAMVRVREHEQLADVIPGRLNKVPGVTHTETHVAFRTYSKHDLESVFSLGIEDAD, from the coding sequence GTGATCACCGCGATCGTGCTCATCCGGGCGGCGGTAGACAAGATCCCTGAGGTCGCGGAGGCGATCGCGGAGCTGGACGGGGTCAGCGAGGTCTACTCGGTCACCGGGGAGTTCGACCTGGTCGCCATGGTGCGGGTGCGGGAGCACGAGCAGCTGGCGGACGTGATCCCGGGCCGGCTCAACAAGGTTCCGGGGGTGACCCACACCGAGACGCACGTGGCGTTCCGCACCTACTCCAAGCACGACCTGGAGTCGGTGTTCTCGCTGGGCATCGAGGACGCGGACTGA
- a CDS encoding rhomboid family intramembrane serine protease, with amino-acid sequence MVIPVGDQNPAYRFPLVTYALIAINVVVFLFSPVSGLNPEYGTGVTRVCAQVAFFDEYGAIPRELVTNREIPPQPVGVRTDEGVVRCRIPPYDKVPVFSALTAMFVHGGWLHLLGNMLFLFVFGNNVEDRMGRLRFLFFYLACGYVATYAHALVYAASTEPLVGASGAIAGVLGAYLYLFPRAKVITLIGIIPLRLPAWVVLGFWFFLQWLYFRRTGVVGEAGVAYLAHVVGFLAGFLYAVLALNRRPTPPAPPRPYGWHYPYGR; translated from the coding sequence GTGGTGATTCCGGTCGGCGACCAGAACCCGGCGTATCGGTTCCCGCTCGTCACGTACGCGTTGATCGCCATCAATGTCGTCGTGTTCTTGTTCAGTCCGGTCTCGGGGCTGAACCCCGAGTACGGGACCGGGGTGACCCGGGTCTGCGCCCAGGTGGCGTTCTTCGACGAGTACGGCGCGATCCCCCGCGAGCTGGTCACCAACCGCGAGATACCGCCACAGCCGGTCGGCGTGCGGACCGACGAGGGCGTGGTGCGCTGCCGCATCCCGCCCTATGACAAGGTCCCGGTGTTCTCGGCGCTGACCGCGATGTTCGTGCACGGCGGCTGGCTGCACCTGCTGGGGAACATGCTGTTCCTGTTCGTCTTCGGCAACAACGTCGAGGACCGGATGGGACGGTTGCGGTTCCTGTTCTTCTACCTGGCGTGCGGGTACGTGGCGACGTACGCTCACGCGCTGGTGTACGCAGCATCGACCGAGCCGCTGGTCGGCGCGTCCGGCGCGATCGCCGGGGTGCTCGGCGCGTACCTGTACCTGTTCCCGCGCGCCAAGGTGATCACCCTGATCGGCATCATCCCGCTGCGGCTGCCCGCCTGGGTGGTACTCGGCTTCTGGTTCTTCCTCCAGTGGCTGTACTTCCGGCGGACCGGGGTCGTCGGCGAGGCTGGGGTGGCCTACCTGGCGCACGTGGTGGGGTTCCTCGCCGGATTCCTGTACGCGGTGCTGGCGCTCAACCGCCGGCCCACCCCGCCGGCACCGCCCCGCCCGTACGGGTGGCACTACCCCTACGGGCGGTAG
- a CDS encoding DEDD exonuclease domain-containing protein: MTTAHHRVPRAVQGTFDELGPPLHEVTFVVVDLETTGNSPPGAGITEIGAVKVRGGQVLGEFHTLVDPGTPIPPFITVLTGITDQMVAGAPGIADVLPRFLEFAGGSVLVAHNAPFDVGFLKHACAQHGYAWPGSPVLDTVQLARKLLTRDEVPNYKLATLARYFRSASVPAHRALADARATVDVLHGLFERVAGFGVQTLDELIEFSAAVSSEQRRKRYLADGLPQAPGVYLFTDERGEVLYVGKSSNLRNRVRQYFTGSENRPRIREMIALAERVVPIVCATPLEAEVRELRLIAEHKPRYNRRSRFPERALWVKLTVEPFPRLSIVRRVATDGATYLGPFPGRRLAEQAIHAVHEAFPLRQCTLRLRPGRPVSPCALAGMGRCNAPCAGQESPQEYARHVAAVREAMTGDIRPLVERLLGRIERLSAAQRYEEAATHRDRLAVFVRAAARMQRVAALSGCRQLVAAAPAFDGGWEIAVVRYGRLAGATRVPPGAAPGPYLDAVLATAETVLPGPGPTPAASVEETECVLRWLEQPGVRLIEVDGTWCSPVHGAGSRWEWLRNAYATPFQPSRD, translated from the coding sequence ATGACCACGGCGCACCACCGGGTGCCGCGTGCAGTCCAAGGCACATTCGACGAGCTCGGCCCGCCCCTGCACGAGGTCACCTTCGTGGTCGTCGACCTGGAGACCACCGGCAACTCCCCGCCGGGCGCGGGCATCACCGAGATCGGCGCGGTCAAGGTGCGCGGGGGACAGGTGCTCGGCGAGTTCCACACGCTGGTCGACCCCGGCACGCCGATCCCGCCGTTCATCACGGTGCTCACCGGCATAACCGACCAGATGGTAGCCGGGGCGCCGGGCATCGCCGACGTGCTGCCGAGGTTCCTGGAGTTCGCTGGCGGGTCGGTGCTGGTCGCCCACAACGCGCCGTTCGACGTGGGGTTCTTGAAGCATGCCTGCGCCCAGCACGGGTACGCCTGGCCGGGCTCACCAGTCCTGGACACCGTCCAGCTCGCCCGCAAGCTGCTCACCCGCGACGAGGTGCCGAACTACAAACTGGCCACGCTCGCCCGGTACTTCCGCTCGGCCAGCGTTCCCGCGCACCGGGCGCTGGCCGACGCGCGCGCCACCGTGGACGTGCTGCACGGCCTGTTCGAGCGGGTCGCCGGGTTCGGGGTCCAGACCCTGGACGAGCTGATCGAGTTCTCCGCGGCGGTCTCCTCCGAGCAGCGGCGTAAGCGGTACCTGGCCGACGGGCTGCCGCAGGCTCCCGGCGTGTACCTGTTCACCGACGAGCGCGGCGAGGTGCTCTACGTCGGCAAGTCCTCCAACCTGCGCAACCGGGTCCGCCAGTACTTCACCGGGTCGGAGAACCGGCCCCGGATCCGGGAGATGATCGCCCTGGCCGAGCGGGTGGTGCCGATCGTGTGCGCCACCCCGCTGGAAGCCGAGGTGCGGGAACTGCGGCTGATCGCCGAGCACAAGCCCCGCTACAACCGTCGCTCCCGGTTTCCGGAGCGGGCGCTGTGGGTGAAGCTCACCGTCGAGCCGTTCCCGCGGCTGTCGATCGTGCGCCGGGTGGCCACGGACGGCGCCACGTACCTCGGCCCGTTCCCCGGCAGGCGCCTCGCCGAGCAGGCGATACACGCCGTGCACGAGGCGTTCCCCTTGCGACAGTGCACGCTGCGGCTCCGCCCAGGCCGCCCGGTCAGCCCGTGCGCGCTCGCCGGGATGGGCCGCTGCAACGCACCCTGCGCGGGCCAGGAGTCCCCGCAGGAGTACGCCCGGCACGTGGCCGCCGTGCGGGAGGCCATGACCGGCGACATCCGCCCGCTGGTGGAGCGGCTGCTGGGCCGCATCGAGCGGCTGAGCGCGGCGCAGCGGTACGAGGAGGCGGCGACGCACCGGGACCGGCTGGCCGTGTTCGTGCGCGCGGCCGCGCGCATGCAACGGGTGGCGGCGCTCAGCGGCTGCCGGCAACTGGTGGCCGCCGCGCCCGCCTTCGACGGCGGCTGGGAGATCGCGGTGGTCCGGTACGGGCGGCTCGCCGGCGCCACCCGGGTTCCTCCAGGCGCGGCGCCCGGCCCGTACCTCGACGCGGTCCTCGCCACCGCGGAGACCGTGCTGCCCGGACCCGGCCCCACACCGGCGGCGAGCGTCGAGGAGACCGAGTGCGTGCTGCGCTGGTTGGAGCAGCCCGGTGTGCGGCTGATCGAGGTGGACGGCACCTGGTGCTCACCCGTCCACGGCGCGGGCAGCCGGTGGGAATGGCTACGCAACGCCTATGCGACGCCGTTCCAGCCTTCCCGGGATTGA